Proteins from a single region of Bacteroidota bacterium:
- a CDS encoding glycosyltransferase family 4 protein has protein sequence MLPRLLLTYPRLASFVRDDIGLLSERYDVRTFAFDVQGGGGVVGRAQALARRAAEQRRWLRAEAPGADVILSWFADYHAVFPVRAGRQFGVPVAVILGGFDSNRLPELDYGVYESRWRAPLARYVLRRADLLLPVSGALIESENRFATWPRARAQGVQVHAGDLDTPYAVLPTGYEAESWSMGPAERGQTVCTVGFVSASRTVRLKGIDLLIETARRMPEVTFTVLGVTAEQQTWLRAEYTPPQNVQLLDPQPRERLAEAYGSASVYAQLSRSEGMPNVLCEAMLCGCIPVGSRVGGIPDAIGGAGEIVEAPDPVRIADAIRTAFARAPEGRQAARDHILARFTRAHRRQRFFQLLAGLAKR, from the coding sequence ATGCTGCCTCGTCTGCTGCTGACCTACCCCCGCCTGGCGTCGTTCGTCCGGGACGACATCGGCCTGCTGAGCGAACGCTACGACGTGCGCACGTTTGCGTTCGACGTGCAGGGCGGCGGCGGAGTCGTGGGGCGCGCGCAGGCCCTCGCCCGCCGCGCCGCCGAGCAGCGCCGCTGGCTCCGCGCCGAAGCGCCCGGAGCCGACGTGATCCTCTCGTGGTTCGCCGACTACCACGCCGTGTTCCCCGTCCGCGCCGGCCGCCAGTTCGGCGTTCCCGTCGCCGTCATCCTCGGCGGGTTCGACAGCAACCGGCTGCCAGAACTCGACTACGGGGTCTACGAGAGCCGATGGCGGGCACCGCTCGCACGCTACGTGCTGCGCCGTGCTGACCTGCTCCTGCCAGTCTCAGGCGCGCTCATAGAATCAGAGAACCGGTTTGCGACGTGGCCGCGGGCGCGTGCCCAGGGCGTTCAGGTACACGCTGGAGACCTGGATACACCGTACGCTGTGCTGCCGACCGGCTATGAAGCGGAATCATGGTCGATGGGACCAGCCGAGCGCGGGCAGACAGTGTGCACCGTCGGCTTCGTGTCAGCCAGCCGCACGGTCCGGCTGAAGGGAATCGATCTGCTGATTGAGACGGCGCGGCGGATGCCGGAGGTGACGTTCACAGTCCTTGGAGTGACAGCGGAACAGCAGACCTGGCTCCGAGCGGAGTATACCCCGCCTCAGAACGTGCAGCTTCTAGACCCCCAGCCTCGGGAACGGCTCGCGGAGGCCTACGGGTCGGCCTCGGTCTACGCCCAACTCTCCCGCTCCGAGGGGATGCCGAACGTGCTCTGCGAGGCGATGCTGTGCGGCTGCATCCCGGTCGGAAGCCGGGTGGGTGGCATCCCCGATGCGATTGGCGGTGCAGGCGAGATCGTCGAAGCGCCCGATCCGGTGCGCATCGCCGACGCCATCCGCACGGCCTTCGCCCGTGCACCGGAGGGGCGGCAGGCGGCCCGCGATCACATCCTCGCGCGCTTCACCCGCGCGCACCGGCGCCAGCGATTCTTTCAACTTCTCGCTGGCCTCGCCAAGCGCTAG
- a CDS encoding TIM barrel protein has product MLPAWLTDTFTPNLDRALHYTLQWGLEGVVLRTVGGPADRVPHVNEARLKRRLAEHDLPAVAIAPGLFEAEAAERGAWMNDLALLGEAAAFCARIGCPRVLVGALPGDTGEAADVLRRAGDRAARRGCALAVCNEAGGRSTGRALADLLAAVEHPAVRACWSPAEAEAAGESAAQGLAALAGRIEVVLMRDGDRAERAWPEVLGGLHAAGFDGVLCLELREAAAAADGLRAATALIHAARAARRR; this is encoded by the coding sequence ATGCTGCCTGCCTGGCTCACCGACACGTTCACGCCGAACCTCGACCGCGCCCTGCATTACACACTCCAGTGGGGGCTGGAAGGGGTCGTGCTCCGCACGGTCGGCGGGCCGGCGGACCGCGTGCCGCACGTCAACGAGGCCCGGCTGAAGCGTCGCCTGGCCGAGCACGACCTGCCGGCCGTAGCGATTGCGCCTGGGCTGTTCGAGGCGGAGGCCGCCGAGCGGGGGGCGTGGATGAACGACCTCGCGCTGCTCGGCGAGGCGGCGGCATTCTGCGCGCGCATCGGCTGCCCGCGCGTGCTGGTCGGAGCGCTGCCGGGCGATACGGGTGAGGCGGCCGACGTGCTGCGCCGTGCGGGCGACCGGGCAGCCCGGCGAGGCTGCGCTCTCGCCGTCTGCAACGAGGCCGGCGGCCGGTCGACGGGCCGCGCCCTGGCCGACCTGCTGGCAGCGGTGGAGCACCCGGCAGTGCGTGCCTGCTGGAGCCCCGCCGAGGCCGAGGCCGCCGGCGAGTCCGCAGCGCAAGGACTCGCGGCGCTCGCGGGCCGCATCGAAGTGGTCCTGATGCGCGACGGCGACCGGGCGGAAAGGGCCTGGCCGGAGGTGCTGGGCGGCCTCCACGCTGCCGGGTTCGACGGCGTGCTCTGCCTTGAACTCCGCGAGGCCGCGGCTGCGGCCGACGGGCTTCGTGCGGCGACGGCGCTGATCCACGCTGCGCGTGCGGCCCGTCGCCGATAG
- a CDS encoding lysophospholipid acyltransferase family protein, with protein MQSIPAETLAHPERHGLPRVSLGKRLRFFWGAPWAFGVMSFCFAGYLTQRALGHFTASPAEPFKRWSTRWARAVLGLVGIRLDVTMRTELDPEEPVIFVVNHQNELDILTVLAGIPVPFGFMAKAALRKVPVLGSVLEESVCLFVDRSDPRRAVQSMKEAAARIREGNSVLVFCEGERSFSRRLLPFLRGAFVIAVEAGVPLVPVTVLDNYRLLDERRLLACGGTAHLVIGEPIPTEGKSRADVSTLMEEVRSVMQAELDRAHGVSSGLANRSTEPRVTEGR; from the coding sequence ATGCAATCCATCCCCGCCGAAACCCTGGCGCACCCAGAGCGGCACGGGCTGCCGAGGGTATCGCTCGGCAAGCGACTGCGCTTTTTCTGGGGTGCACCGTGGGCGTTCGGCGTGATGAGCTTCTGCTTCGCGGGCTACCTGACCCAGCGTGCCCTCGGCCACTTCACCGCCTCCCCGGCGGAGCCGTTCAAGCGGTGGTCCACGCGCTGGGCGCGGGCCGTGCTCGGGCTCGTCGGCATCCGGCTGGACGTGACAATGCGCACGGAGCTGGACCCTGAGGAGCCGGTGATCTTCGTCGTCAACCACCAGAACGAGCTGGATATCCTGACAGTGCTCGCTGGAATCCCGGTACCCTTTGGGTTCATGGCGAAAGCGGCGCTGCGCAAGGTACCGGTGCTGGGCTCGGTGCTGGAGGAGTCGGTATGCCTGTTCGTGGACCGGAGCGACCCGCGCCGGGCGGTGCAGAGCATGAAGGAGGCCGCCGCCCGCATCCGGGAGGGCAACTCGGTGCTGGTTTTCTGCGAGGGCGAGCGGTCGTTCTCGCGGCGCCTGCTGCCGTTCTTGCGCGGGGCTTTCGTCATCGCTGTCGAAGCCGGCGTGCCGCTCGTACCGGTCACCGTCCTCGACAACTACCGGCTCCTCGACGAGCGCCGCTTGCTGGCGTGCGGCGGCACAGCGCACCTCGTCATCGGTGAGCCGATCCCGACCGAGGGCAAGAGCCGGGCCGACGTGTCGACGCTGATGGAGGAGGTGCGCTCGGTGATGCAGGCTGAGCTAGACCGGGCGCACGGCGTATCTTCCGGTCTGGCAAACCGGTCCACCGAGCCGCGCGTGACGGAGGGTAGATAA
- a CDS encoding glycosyltransferase family 4 protein produces MIRLLVVTYYFPPSGGAGVQRVLKWIKYFREVGVEPVVLTVEAGAYPKYDETLVHEVPPGTEVHRTASFDPYGAYARLTGRSRQQAVAETSGHVAERTDWKEHVAQWVRANLFIPDARVGWVPAAVRRGLRVLRGRPFDAVLTSGPPHSVHLTGLALHRLTGLPWLADFRDPWTDISYYDELPRTPAARAVDEWLERAVLSQATRVVTISEAGRTLLLGKTGRQASDFAVVENGFDPADFAQEPKPPNDRFVLAYVGSLYGSRSPEALWQAVARLRAQGQVPKLRLRLVGRVGDDVQATLRRHGLDTVTETVGYVAHDAAVREMQRATALLLTIEPYSHEHGTTTGKLYEYLAAARPVLGAGPPDGEAADLLRETGAGRMIDRADAEGFAEHLGSLYEAWERGAMPEGAGPEAAAPYSRRAQTGEIASLLTEMLAA; encoded by the coding sequence ATGATCCGCCTGCTCGTGGTCACCTACTACTTTCCGCCGTCCGGCGGGGCTGGGGTGCAGCGGGTGCTGAAGTGGATCAAGTACTTCCGCGAGGTCGGGGTCGAGCCGGTCGTGCTGACGGTCGAGGCCGGGGCATACCCGAAGTACGACGAGACGCTGGTGCACGAGGTGCCGCCGGGCACGGAAGTTCACCGGACGGCCTCGTTCGATCCGTACGGGGCCTACGCCCGGCTGACGGGCCGCTCGCGGCAGCAGGCCGTCGCTGAGACCTCGGGGCACGTCGCCGAGCGGACCGACTGGAAGGAGCACGTCGCGCAGTGGGTGCGGGCCAACCTGTTCATCCCGGACGCCCGCGTCGGGTGGGTACCGGCCGCCGTCCGCCGAGGGCTGCGCGTGCTGCGCGGGCGGCCGTTCGACGCCGTGCTCACCTCGGGGCCACCGCACTCGGTCCACCTCACGGGACTGGCGCTCCACCGCCTCACCGGCCTTCCGTGGCTGGCCGACTTCCGCGACCCGTGGACCGACATCAGCTACTACGACGAGCTGCCCCGGACGCCCGCCGCCCGTGCCGTAGACGAATGGCTGGAGCGTGCCGTGCTCAGCCAGGCCACGCGCGTCGTCACGATCAGCGAGGCGGGACGCACGCTCCTGCTCGGCAAGACTGGGCGGCAGGCAAGCGATTTCGCGGTCGTCGAGAACGGGTTCGACCCGGCGGACTTTGCCCAGGAGCCGAAGCCTCCCAACGACCGGTTCGTGCTGGCCTACGTCGGCAGCCTTTACGGCTCGCGCAGCCCCGAGGCGCTGTGGCAGGCGGTAGCGAGGTTGCGCGCGCAGGGGCAGGTTCCCAAGCTCCGGCTCCGGCTCGTCGGACGCGTGGGCGACGACGTGCAGGCGACGCTCCGCCGCCACGGCCTCGACACCGTCACGGAGACCGTCGGGTACGTGGCGCACGACGCGGCCGTCCGCGAGATGCAGCGGGCGACGGCGCTCCTACTCACAATCGAGCCGTACAGCCACGAGCACGGTACGACGACGGGCAAGCTCTACGAATACCTCGCCGCCGCCCGCCCCGTCCTCGGTGCCGGTCCGCCGGACGGCGAAGCCGCCGACCTCTTGCGCGAGACCGGAGCCGGACGGATGATCGACCGCGCCGACGCCGAAGGCTTCGCCGAACATCTGGGTTCGCTCTACGAGGCATGGGAGCGCGGGGCGATGCCCGAGGGAGCAGGTCCCGAGGCCGCCGCGCCATACTCGCGCCGCGCGCAGACGGGAGAGATCGCGTCGCTGCTCACTGAGATGCTCGCTGCCTAG
- a CDS encoding BMC domain-containing protein, which produces MPANPALGLVETKGLVAGVEACDAMLKTAQVRLVGAEQTVAALITVKVVGETAAVQASVDAGARAAERVGEVVSTHVIPRPSDEVYAAFVENVALKSPPAAPRRAAAPHDDLAERTVKDLRILARELDDFPLRGREISRATKDELVALLRAS; this is translated from the coding sequence ATGCCGGCTAACCCTGCGCTCGGTCTCGTCGAGACGAAAGGCTTGGTCGCAGGGGTCGAAGCCTGCGACGCGATGCTGAAGACCGCGCAGGTGCGGTTGGTCGGCGCAGAGCAGACCGTTGCTGCTCTCATCACGGTCAAGGTCGTCGGCGAGACGGCGGCCGTGCAGGCCTCGGTGGATGCCGGAGCTAGAGCCGCTGAGCGGGTCGGCGAGGTCGTTTCGACGCACGTCATCCCGCGCCCGTCGGACGAGGTCTACGCCGCCTTCGTCGAGAACGTGGCCCTGAAGTCGCCGCCGGCCGCGCCGCGGCGGGCTGCCGCGCCGCACGACGACCTCGCCGAGCGAACCGTAAAGGACCTCCGCATCCTCGCGCGCGAGCTCGACGACTTCCCGCTCCGCGGGCGCGAAATCTCCCGCGCCACGAAGGATGAACTCGTTGCCCTGCTGCGTGCCTCGTAG
- the eutM gene encoding ethanolamine utilization microcompartment protein EutM: MADELGAALGMVETRGLVGAIEAADAMVKAARVGLVGKEKIGGGFVTVMVRGDVGAVKAATDAGAAAAERVGELVSVHVIPRPHADVEMILPDGNAG; the protein is encoded by the coding sequence ATGGCAGACGAACTAGGAGCGGCCCTCGGCATGGTCGAAACACGCGGGCTGGTCGGGGCCATCGAGGCCGCCGACGCGATGGTCAAAGCGGCGCGGGTTGGACTCGTCGGCAAGGAGAAAATCGGCGGGGGCTTCGTGACAGTGATGGTGCGAGGCGACGTTGGGGCCGTCAAGGCGGCGACCGACGCTGGGGCCGCAGCGGCCGAGCGCGTCGGCGAACTCGTGAGTGTCCACGTCATCCCGCGTCCTCATGCGGACGTCGAGATGATCCTCCCCGACGGGAATGCCGGCTAA
- a CDS encoding polysaccharide biosynthesis C-terminal domain-containing protein: MNGGLLRLLRQSGVYALAGVAVKLGGLLLAPLYLDTTLLPQESYGYLVILEVTAQIGIQVAGLGLGSGLLRFMADPAYREMQRALPFTALVASALAATVVGAALWGLAPVLTPLVLSADSAPVLMKLLGVYVGFKVVGMVPFSLLRSQERAGFYTVAAAAEIAALVGGVYYFLGVERLGLLGVMQAYALSAAASAAVLVGAMLLRVQWRLAPRLIARLARYGAPLALGGLASLFLNAGDRYLLDWLMDAETVAVYGWAARLGGVLNVLLVQSLQLAFLVVGLKVLYRPDGTLGDGQFHRRVFRHYAAFAGFAALGLGLFTYDLTRWLSSDASYLGADTLVLPIALGFLAYGLYFIVVNVLYAVEETKRVSAGVVGAAVGNGLLNLLLIPPLGALGAALATVLSFLGLAFYADWTARRYVHIPYPWHVPAVAALLAVGLWFLAQPSLAWSVPARLAWRVGLLGVYAGGLVLSGVYGLHEWRSGWDYVLRLGRTPEHEGEHARDAE, from the coding sequence ATGAACGGTGGACTGCTCCGCCTCCTGCGCCAGAGTGGGGTGTATGCCCTCGCCGGGGTGGCCGTCAAGCTCGGCGGCCTGCTGCTGGCTCCGCTGTACCTCGATACGACCCTGCTTCCGCAGGAGAGCTACGGGTACCTGGTCATCCTCGAAGTCACCGCGCAGATCGGCATTCAGGTTGCCGGGCTCGGGCTGGGCAGCGGGCTGCTCCGGTTCATGGCCGACCCGGCCTACCGCGAGATGCAGCGAGCGCTCCCGTTCACGGCCCTCGTGGCGAGCGCCCTGGCTGCCACCGTAGTCGGCGCTGCGCTGTGGGGACTAGCTCCGGTTCTCACGCCGCTCGTGCTCAGCGCCGACTCGGCCCCCGTGCTGATGAAGCTGCTGGGCGTCTACGTGGGGTTCAAGGTGGTGGGCATGGTGCCGTTTAGCCTGCTCCGGTCCCAGGAGCGAGCGGGGTTCTACACCGTCGCAGCAGCGGCCGAGATCGCGGCGCTCGTGGGCGGGGTCTACTATTTCCTCGGCGTCGAACGCCTGGGGCTACTGGGGGTGATGCAGGCGTACGCGCTCTCGGCGGCCGCCAGCGCCGCCGTCCTCGTCGGGGCGATGCTCCTGCGCGTGCAATGGCGGCTCGCCCCGCGCCTCATCGCCCGGCTTGCTCGGTACGGGGCTCCGCTCGCGCTCGGCGGGCTCGCCTCGCTCTTCCTCAATGCGGGCGACCGCTACCTCCTGGACTGGCTCATGGACGCGGAGACCGTGGCGGTTTACGGCTGGGCGGCCCGGCTGGGCGGCGTCCTCAACGTCCTCCTCGTGCAGAGCCTGCAACTGGCCTTCCTGGTGGTCGGTCTGAAGGTGCTCTACCGGCCCGACGGCACCCTCGGCGACGGGCAGTTCCACCGCCGGGTCTTCCGGCACTACGCGGCCTTCGCGGGCTTCGCCGCGCTCGGCCTCGGCCTCTTCACCTACGACCTCACCCGGTGGCTCTCCAGCGATGCGTCGTACCTCGGGGCCGACACCCTCGTGCTACCGATCGCACTCGGGTTCCTGGCCTACGGGCTGTACTTCATCGTCGTCAACGTGCTCTACGCAGTAGAGGAGACGAAGCGGGTCTCGGCCGGGGTCGTCGGGGCAGCTGTCGGGAACGGGCTGCTCAACCTGCTGCTCATTCCGCCGCTCGGCGCGCTCGGGGCGGCGCTGGCGACGGTGCTCTCGTTCCTCGGGCTGGCGTTCTACGCGGACTGGACGGCCCGGCGGTACGTTCACATCCCGTATCCGTGGCATGTGCCGGCCGTCGCGGCCTTGCTCGCAGTCGGGCTGTGGTTTCTAGCGCAGCCCTCGCTCGCGTGGTCGGTGCCGGCGCGGCTGGCCTGGAGGGTGGGCCTGCTCGGGGTCTATGCCGGCGGCCTCGTGCTGAGCGGGGTCTACGGGCTGCACGAATGGCGGAGCGGTTGGGACTATGTTCTACGGCTCGGCCGCACGCCGGAGCACGAAGGGGAGCACGCGCGCGACGCAGAGTGA
- a CDS encoding dynamin family protein has product MPSDLPAPDATPLRADRSLVDEAAEALLARERALLERLHGLMAGAGTDEETLRRLGDLAAGLGEWFLVVVVGEFNAGKSSVLNALFGTVLMEEGPVPTTDKITILRHGEAEQRHRRGDFVTERHHPADLLRGLTLVDTPGTNSIVQEHQAITEDFIPRADLVLFVTSFDRPLSESERQFLHFIRDAWGRQLAVILNKADLARTEADLDQVREHIRSGFQTLMGFEPRVFPVSAQQAFAAKQSGDGAAWRESGFAALEAFLTETLTGDERLALKLTAPLDAADRLLGRLDERLAERRTILDTDAGSLDTLQARIGRQEADLRGGPERHLAEVDNLLLEMERRGVQFLGDTIRVSKLGLLKDRDKFKEEFNRQVVRDAERRIEEQMGAAVDGLLRQVLALWNQAYAHVAEQARRVSPEQASAGQPFLYNREEVFQDVMREARRTIDAYDLNEEARRLLENARSIAALFAGTQAAAVGLGAIATVVVAATAFDITGGILAAGALSLAGFVLLPRQRRRAIREFTARVEALRTDLKAALTEQFTEETDEALAEVRALLRPLVDLVETERTTLADLEQQREALRAEATALRTDARDRYGEAKVG; this is encoded by the coding sequence ATGCCCTCCGACCTTCCTGCCCCAGACGCCACCCCGCTGCGGGCGGACCGCTCGCTCGTCGACGAGGCGGCGGAGGCCCTGCTGGCGCGCGAGCGCGCCCTCCTGGAGCGCCTCCACGGCCTCATGGCCGGGGCCGGGACCGACGAAGAGACGCTCAGGCGGCTCGGCGACCTCGCCGCGGGCCTCGGCGAGTGGTTCCTGGTCGTGGTCGTCGGGGAGTTCAACGCGGGCAAGTCGAGCGTGCTCAACGCGCTCTTCGGGACCGTGCTGATGGAGGAGGGGCCGGTCCCGACGACCGACAAGATCACGATCCTCCGCCACGGCGAGGCCGAGCAGCGCCACCGCCGCGGCGACTTCGTCACCGAGCGCCACCACCCGGCCGACCTCCTGCGCGGCCTCACGCTCGTCGACACGCCGGGCACGAACTCCATCGTCCAGGAGCACCAGGCCATCACCGAGGACTTCATCCCACGCGCCGACCTCGTCTTGTTCGTCACCTCGTTCGACCGCCCGCTCTCGGAGTCGGAGCGGCAGTTCCTCCACTTTATCCGCGACGCGTGGGGCCGGCAGCTCGCCGTGATCCTCAACAAGGCGGACCTCGCTCGCACCGAGGCCGACCTCGACCAGGTGAGAGAGCACATCCGCTCGGGGTTCCAGACGCTGATGGGGTTCGAGCCGCGCGTCTTCCCGGTCAGCGCGCAGCAGGCGTTCGCGGCGAAGCAGTCGGGCGACGGGGCCGCGTGGCGCGAGAGCGGGTTCGCCGCCCTCGAAGCCTTCCTCACCGAGACGCTCACCGGCGACGAGCGCCTCGCCCTGAAGCTCACCGCCCCGCTCGACGCCGCCGACCGGCTCCTCGGCCGCCTCGACGAGCGCCTGGCCGAGCGCCGCACAATCCTCGACACCGACGCCGGCAGCCTGGACACGCTCCAGGCCCGGATCGGACGGCAGGAGGCCGACCTGCGCGGCGGTCCCGAGCGCCATCTGGCAGAGGTCGACAACCTCCTCCTCGAAATGGAGCGGCGCGGCGTCCAGTTCCTGGGCGACACGATCCGCGTCTCCAAGCTCGGCCTGCTCAAAGACCGGGACAAGTTCAAGGAGGAGTTCAACCGGCAGGTCGTCCGCGATGCCGAGCGGCGAATCGAGGAGCAGATGGGGGCAGCCGTGGACGGCCTCCTGCGGCAAGTGCTGGCGCTCTGGAACCAGGCCTACGCGCACGTCGCCGAGCAGGCGCGGCGGGTGTCCCCGGAGCAGGCGTCGGCCGGGCAGCCGTTCCTCTACAACCGGGAGGAGGTCTTCCAGGACGTGATGCGCGAGGCGCGGCGCACGATCGACGCCTACGACCTCAACGAGGAAGCGCGGCGGCTGCTGGAGAACGCCCGCAGCATCGCCGCGCTCTTTGCCGGGACGCAGGCCGCCGCCGTCGGCCTCGGGGCGATTGCGACGGTCGTCGTCGCCGCGACGGCGTTCGACATTACGGGCGGCATCCTGGCGGCCGGCGCGCTGTCGCTAGCAGGCTTCGTGCTTCTTCCCCGCCAGCGCCGCCGCGCCATCCGCGAGTTCACCGCCCGCGTCGAGGCGCTGCGGACCGACCTCAAGGCCGCCCTCACCGAGCAGTTCACCGAGGAGACCGACGAGGCCCTGGCCGAGGTCCGCGCCCTGCTCCGCCCGCTCGTGGACCTCGTCGAGACCGAGCGCACGACCCTAGCTGACCTGGAACAGCAGCGCGAGGCGCTCCGGGCGGAGGCCACCGCGCTCCGCACCGACGCACGCGACCGTTACGGCGAGGCGAAGGTCGGGTGA
- a CDS encoding FlgD immunoglobulin-like domain containing protein, which yields AVRAASDEAVSAEVFDVMGRRVATLEAGTSAGAVVELGWTGADASGRALAGGVYVVQVRQGAERQVVKLTLLR from the coding sequence GCCGTGCGCGCGGCCTCCGACGAGGCGGTCTCGGCCGAGGTCTTCGACGTGATGGGCCGCCGCGTGGCGACGCTGGAGGCAGGGACCTCGGCCGGCGCGGTGGTCGAGCTGGGGTGGACGGGCGCGGACGCGTCGGGCCGCGCGCTGGCGGGCGGGGTCTACGTGGTGCAGGTGCGCCAGGGTGCCGAGCGCCAGGTCGTCAAGCTCACACTGCTACGGTAA